TTTAATTTATCAGGTTTAAAACAATCATTCATAACTTGTGACAAGGCAGAAATTTCATGCATTAGTTGCGTGCGATTGTTTGGCGATAATTGATAAATTTCTTGTGCGTCTTGTTCTCGTGGAACTAAGATTGCCCAAGGGAAATGAACCTCATTTTTTAAATAAACAGATGATAATGGCCAGTCGCCTAACCAGAATGAACTCATCTTTATTCGACTATCAACTTCAAAACTCATTATGCCCTCTACAAATGGACTAATAACTCAACGTATTTTCACATAGAAAAGACAAAGCTACATTATCTAATTTTATCTCTAGGGATCTTTGGGCGGAGTAATACTATTCAATTCATGAGTGTTTTCCCTCGCGGGACTTTTATGACCAAGCTTATCTAAATAATTAAATCTGATTCGTCTTGCGTGAGAAGAACATTCGATACTAAATAAGTCATCTGCAGAAGGAAAATTTTGTCTATCCTGTACTAAAAACTCCGAAACATACTTTTTGGATTCTTCAGCGGTAATAGTTTCCATCTTTTCAGCCACAATAGCCTGGATATTATACGCCGTGCATGAACAATTTTTTCCGACGAATCGAATGAGTTTTCTTTTTTGTGGTATTTGCACTTGCACTTGGTTAACAGCTTCTATCTTCAGTTTTTTCACATATTTATTCAGCGGTGAGGAATTGATAATTTCATCTTTCAAACCAGGATTTTTTTCCCATTCTCCACCTCCAAAAGAGCAAGAAATTGCCAATGCTTCATCATTTCCAAAACGATGAATAAAGCTGTTTGCTTTATTGCCTAAATGTTTTTTTATTATTTCCTGGACTTTTTCTGACACAGAACACGGTCCGGGTTTAACCATGTAAATTTCATTTTTAAACTGCACTAGAGTCTGTCCTAATGGGTGTGGTGCAAAATACCCCATCCAGGGAAACCATGTCTCTTGACTTTGGCTATTGTGACCTGTTGATTTGTAAAATGGATAAACAATTCCGCTATTCCCTTGAACGACAGTGATATCTCTACCGGGAATATTATAAATTGTGATGCGATGTTGACTTGTCAATTTATACATAACCTATCCATAGTATGTATTGATGGATAAATTATAGCCTATTCACTCGTCCTACCCTTTCTTGAAAAAGCTTGCATATACTTAAAGTACTCTCACCCTTTTCTCTTAAAAAATGGATATTAATCAAATAAGGGCATTCATTGCTGCAGCTGATTTTCAATCCTTCACACTTGCTGCAGATTATCTTTACATTACTCAATCAGCGATTAGTAAGCGAATTGCTACATTAGAAGCTGAAATTAAAACACCATTATTTATTAGAGAACATAATCGTTTGATATTAACTGAGGCCGGAAAAATTTTTCTTCCCCATGTAATTGAAGCGTTACAAACTATTCAATCAGGGATATCTGCCGTTCGTCAGTTTCTTGATAAAGAAAAAAAACCACTAAGAATCGGGGTGGATTTTTTGATAGGAAGTTTTATGCTTCCAGATTTATTGGCCTATTTTGACAGAGAACATGCGAATTTAGATTTTTCTGTGAGCTACCTTTCTCCCTTGATGAGTTTCAGGGCTTTGCGAAACCGGGAAATAGAAATTTGTCTTAATTGTATTAGCAGCAAAATTTCCCATGAATTTGAGTTAATCCCCATATTCTCCTTGCCCTATGTCATTAAAGTTTCTCGATATCATGCGTTATATCAAGAAAAAAATTTAAACCTGCGTAAAATTTTGGAATATCCTGGGATAGTGATGCCTAAATATGCGCCCCCGCGGCAGATTTTGGAGGAATATTTATTTAGGAAAAATTTGGTATTAGAGGCTCAACATGAAGCAGAGCCTATTTTTGCTTTATTGAAGTTGGCTAAATTAGGTTTAGGTTGGTGTTTTCTTCCTAAAAACATTGTTGACAAAGACTTAGTCACTATTTACGAGCATGACGCCTTTAATGTTCATTATTTTATTATTTATCGTAAAGCACATAAACTCAGCGATGATGCTCAGCGATTTATAGCGACATTACGAGAAACACATTTTTTTTGATCGCTAGGAGAAAACAACTCTTATCTAGATGAAGTGAATGATTACTCAGTTCCGTCTTTACCAGCAACCCGAAGCAATCCAATACAATCTTTAGTTAGCCAGTATAGGTTGCTTCACTACATTCTCAATGAGGCCCGTCACGTAAATGCCTATTTTGGTATGCAATTGGTTATTATATAGCCATACTTGGTAAGTAATTACCCGTTTATAGTGTAAATTACTCAATTTTTTTTAAAAACTATTGAGACTTAGTCCTATTTTAAGCTATGGTGAGATAACCCACGTAAAGATGGGCTTCATAACAATTGTCATTTAAGGATGAATGCAATTGCTCAACTGCTTATACTGTTGACGATTGATAGCTTTAGCAAAAGGAGGATTTATGGCTACAGGCGAAGTCAAGTGGTTCAATAATGCCAAAGGATGGGGTTTTATTGTACCGGAAGGTGGTGGTGAAGACGTATTTGTACATTTCTCTGCAATTCATGGTACTGGTTATAAAACACTAGTTCCAGGACAACAAGTAAGCTATGATCTTGAAAAAGGAGAACGTGGTTTACATGCTTCTAATGTAATAGCTCTAGTCGCCGAAGAAACTAGCGCTTAAGTTTTCTTAAGAAATACAGCAGCATTTGCTGCTGTGTTAAATTTATTTAATTCTGTTTTGCTGATGCTTTATGACAAAAAATGGTCTGCTACTCATTAATCTAGGTACCCCTGATAATCCTGAGCCTTTAGCTGTAAGGCGCTATTTACGCGAATTTCTTGCCGACAAACGTGTTATTGATTTACCGGCACCACTTCGATATTTAATACTCTACCTGATTATCTTACCATTTAGGCCGAAGCAATCTGCACACGCTTATCAAGCGATTTGGACAAAGGATGGCTCTCCTTTACTGATTCACAGCCGCAATTTGCAAAGCAAATTACAACAACATCTTGGTGAACAATGGACAGTTGCTTTAGGTATGCGCTATGGGAATCCTTCCTTAGAAAGCGCTCTTAAAGAGTTAAGCAATTGTGACCATATTACGGTTTTACCCTTATACCCACAATTTTCTTCTGCCGCATCGGGTTCTTCTATTGAAAAAGTTCTACAATTATTGAGTCCTAATAAAGTTTTCCCATCATTAACAATCATTCGAGATTTCTACAAACATCCTGCATTCATTAAATCACAAGCAGCCCTTATTCAACCTCACCTGGAAACTCATGATTTTATTTTATTCAGCTATCATGGGATACCCGAGCGTCACCTCACACAAGGCCATTGCAAGTCTGTTTGTGATACTCCCTGTCCAAAAATCAATGAAACTAACCGAACCTGCTACAAAGCACAATGCTATGCAACCAGTTATGAGTTAGCTAAACAGTTGGGATTAAGCAATGAACGATACACCACAGCATTTCAATCGCGGTTAGGGAAAACACCATGGATACAACCCTATACCGATAATATACTGCCTGAATTAGCCCAAAAGGGCATAAAGCGTCTTGCTGTCGCATGCCCTTCTTTTGTCGCCGATTGTCTTGAAACTCTTGAAGAAATTGGAATTCGTGCGAAAGAGCAATGGCAAGAGTTAGGCGGAGAGCATTTCACAGTAATTCCTTGTATTAATGACAGTGATCTTTGGGTTGCTTCTCTGTCAGAATGGTTAAGTAATTGATTTTGAAAATAGTTGCAAAAGCCTTTTTTTATGCTATAGAGTTACATAATCACTATCGATCTCTTCAATTCGAGGTTATCTATGCACTACAGACAATTTGCAGAGCGTCTTAACAAAGAACTTGATACTATTGGCGTTCCACCCCGCAGTGAAGAGAGGATAGAAGCTTTCGCCAAACTGGTAAAAATTCCCAAATTTAAGGCAGAGGCGTTCTTAAATGGAGTCGTTATTCCTGATCAAAAGCTTTTAAATAGTATCGCAGAGGAATTAGAGGTCAATGCAGAATGGCTAATTGGCAAAAGTGACCAGAAACAGAAGAAAACCCGCGCGTAACAAAAGAACTCAATCCCAATCGTCAAGATCGTCATCAGGTAACTGAAGATTGCGCAAATCCTCAAATAATGCAATATGAAAAATAGCATCACCCTCGTTCACTAAAGGAATATTTGTTTTACCAATAATAACTCCAGCACAGGGGCTTTTGACTTTAATCTCATTATCCCCCAATGGATCAACAATCGTGCAAAGCAACTCTCCCTTGGATACCTTCTCACCAAGAGATTTACAATTGATCAAAACACCACTCTCTGAGGCTCTGACCCAAAATGTTGATTCCGCAATTGTAGAAATTTCATCCTTCCTCTTCCTTCGTTTTCTCATTTTACTTTGTGAAGGAGAAAACATTTGGAGAAAGGTCATTACATTTAATACCCCTCTGACACCTATTCTAATCGCTAACTCATCAAAACGTAGCGCCTCTCCTCCTTCATAGATAATCATGGGAATATCCATATTATCGGTAGCCTCTCGTAGAGATCCATCGCGCATATTCGCAGCAACCATAATAGGAGCACCAAACGCTTCCGCCAAGACAGCAGATTGCTCGCATTGGTGACTAAAACGCGTTTGTGGGTAATTGGAACGATGGATGGCTCCTGTATGCAAATCTATACCATGCGTAGAGTGTTCAACAATCTCAGTCATTATCAGATTAGCAAGTTTCGAGGCCATTGAACCTTTCTCTCGTCCAGGGAATTGACGATTTAAATCACGTCTATCGGGTAAATAACGTGAATGAAGAAAGAAACCGTAAACATTTACGATAGGAATAGTAATCAATGTACCGCGCAAACGTTTAAGTTGTGGCGCATGATGAACGCGTCGAATAATCTCAACGCCATTGATTTCGTCACCATGGATAGCCGCGGTCACAAACAACACAGGACCTTCTTTTTTCCCGTGAAAGACATACACGGGAATTTCAATTGGAGTTGACGTGTATAACATCGCCAGTGAGAGTTTAACGCATCGTGATTGTCCTGCCTTGATGGTTTCATTGGCAATGACGATAGACGCTCTTTTTTTCATCCTTGGAACCTTTGATTGATGCTCTTAGGCTTCGCATTTTTCTCAATATACTGAATAATTTTGCCAGCGATATTGACGTGCGTCGCCTTTTCAATCCCCTCCAGCCCCGGAGATGAATTTATTTCCAGGACCAAAGGCCCATGATTTGAACGAATTAAATCAACACCCGCTACTTTTAATCCCATTGTCTTGGCTGCAGCAACAGCAATAGCACGTTCTTGAGGCGAAAGTTTTATTTTTAATGCTTTGCCACCCTGGTGAACATTTGCGCGAAACTCCCCTTCTTTGGCTTGGCGCTTTATCGCTGCCACAACTTTATCGCCTATAACAAAACAACGAATATCAGTCCCTCTGGACTCCACAATAAATTCCTGAATAAGGATATTAGTCGACATTTCCTTAAAGGCATTAATGATACTTACGGCTGATTGATGACTATCAGCAAGGATAACCCCTTTGCCTTGTGTTCCTTCTAATAGTTTAATGACTACTGGGGCTCCACCAACCATATCAATCAAATCATCGGTATCATCTGGAGATAGCGCAAAGGTTGTACGAGGCATTGGAATACCCTTTCGGGCTAAAAGTTGCAATGCTCGAAATTTGTCTCGCGAACGTGAAATAGCAATCGATTCATTCAAAGTATACATTCCCATGGTTTCCATATGCCGTAATAAGGCAGTGCCATAAAACGTGAGTGAAGCTCCTATCCTAGGTATAACCGCATCATATTTTGGCAAAGCCTCGCCTCCACGATAGTGAACCTGAGGATTTGAAGTGGCGACATTCATGTAGCAATAAAGGGGATTAATTATACTGATCTCATGACCTGCCTCCTCGCCAGCTTCCTTTAGTCGCCGGTGTGAATAAAGCTGAGGATTAGTAGATAAAATCGCAATTTTCATGGATCAAAACTTCCTTAAATTATTATTTTTTGTGGTGATAAGAAAAGCCTAGCTCAAATTTTGAACCTTGGCATGTAAACCCAAGAGTTTTTTATACTTTTTTCTCAATATGGGTTGTTATACCCGAACAGTGTTTCGGGTATAACCTATTCAATTAAAATTTAATAACGAGTTATGACACTAATAGTTGATAATCTTTTGCTAAAAGATTGGCTTGATGAGGAGTGGTAAAGAACGCGTTAAGCTCACCCTGGGGATTAAATAACATCACTGCCCCGCTATGTTGTACATCATAATTATTAGGATCATTAGAATTTGGTATTGCTATTTTGGCATAGGCCACACCCATCTCATGCGTCATTTGTTTAACAATTTCATCCGTTCCCCTGGCACCATAAAAATGGGGATTAAAGGCTTTTACATAATGGTCCAGCTTCTCCAAATTATCTCTTTCTGGATCAATAGAGATCATAACCACCCTGGGCAAGGGTTGAATGCCTTCCTCTTCAAGAGTTCGGTACATCTTAGCCAACTCTGACATAGTCGTTGGGCACAAATAGCCGCAATTGGTAAAACCAAAAAAGACCATTGTCCATTGACCCTTTAAGCTTTGATTATTAAACGGTTGGTTATCAATTCCAGTTAATGCAAATTGATTAATCTCTCGCGGTGTTTCAAGGAAAGTGCCATTAAATTGTTCCGGATCAATTTTCTTTCCTGCGTTTACATGCTGGGCAACTAATACACCACCTAGAATAGCGACCAAGGCAAGCGCAATCACCCCTATCAAGGTCTTAGGATTAATATTGGCAGACATCTTATCCCCTTAGATATAATGATCAATTAATAAAAAAACAAACAACATCATTAAATAAACAATTGAAAAGCGAAAGGTACGCATAGCTATAACCGGTTTTTCGCTACGGAATAAAACAATAGACCAATACAAAAACCGCAGACCTAATAAAACAGCACCCGTGAGGTATAACCAACCACTCATGCCTACTATAAAGGGCAATATGCTAACAACCAGTAATAAAATAGTATACAAAAGGACGTTTAATTT
The nucleotide sequence above comes from Legionella hackeliae. Encoded proteins:
- a CDS encoding HIT family protein, which gives rise to MSFEVDSRIKMSSFWLGDWPLSSVYLKNEVHFPWAILVPREQDAQEIYQLSPNNRTQLMHEISALSQVMNDCFKPDKLNIGALGNIVPQLHIHVVARFHNDKHWPHSIWQPNSSTSTYSSEHAAELVQTLRKQLADIFIFR
- a CDS encoding LysR family transcriptional regulator — protein: MDINQIRAFIAAADFQSFTLAADYLYITQSAISKRIATLEAEIKTPLFIREHNRLILTEAGKIFLPHVIEALQTIQSGISAVRQFLDKEKKPLRIGVDFLIGSFMLPDLLAYFDREHANLDFSVSYLSPLMSFRALRNREIEICLNCISSKISHEFELIPIFSLPYVIKVSRYHALYQEKNLNLRKILEYPGIVMPKYAPPRQILEEYLFRKNLVLEAQHEAEPIFALLKLAKLGLGWCFLPKNIVDKDLVTIYEHDAFNVHYFIIYRKAHKLSDDAQRFIATLRETHFF
- a CDS encoding cold-shock protein, encoding MATGEVKWFNNAKGWGFIVPEGGGEDVFVHFSAIHGTGYKTLVPGQQVSYDLEKGERGLHASNVIALVAEETSA
- the hemH gene encoding ferrochelatase, producing the protein MTKNGLLLINLGTPDNPEPLAVRRYLREFLADKRVIDLPAPLRYLILYLIILPFRPKQSAHAYQAIWTKDGSPLLIHSRNLQSKLQQHLGEQWTVALGMRYGNPSLESALKELSNCDHITVLPLYPQFSSAASGSSIEKVLQLLSPNKVFPSLTIIRDFYKHPAFIKSQAALIQPHLETHDFILFSYHGIPERHLTQGHCKSVCDTPCPKINETNRTCYKAQCYATSYELAKQLGLSNERYTTAFQSRLGKTPWIQPYTDNILPELAQKGIKRLAVACPSFVADCLETLEEIGIRAKEQWQELGGEHFTVIPCINDSDLWVASLSEWLSN
- a CDS encoding succinylglutamate desuccinylase/aspartoacylase family protein, coding for MKKRASIVIANETIKAGQSRCVKLSLAMLYTSTPIEIPVYVFHGKKEGPVLFVTAAIHGDEINGVEIIRRVHHAPQLKRLRGTLITIPIVNVYGFFLHSRYLPDRRDLNRQFPGREKGSMASKLANLIMTEIVEHSTHGIDLHTGAIHRSNYPQTRFSHQCEQSAVLAEAFGAPIMVAANMRDGSLREATDNMDIPMIIYEGGEALRFDELAIRIGVRGVLNVMTFLQMFSPSQSKMRKRRKRKDEISTIAESTFWVRASESGVLINCKSLGEKVSKGELLCTIVDPLGDNEIKVKSPCAGVIIGKTNIPLVNEGDAIFHIALFEDLRNLQLPDDDLDDWD
- the rimK gene encoding 30S ribosomal protein S6--L-glutamate ligase — its product is MKIAILSTNPQLYSHRRLKEAGEEAGHEISIINPLYCYMNVATSNPQVHYRGGEALPKYDAVIPRIGASLTFYGTALLRHMETMGMYTLNESIAISRSRDKFRALQLLARKGIPMPRTTFALSPDDTDDLIDMVGGAPVVIKLLEGTQGKGVILADSHQSAVSIINAFKEMSTNILIQEFIVESRGTDIRCFVIGDKVVAAIKRQAKEGEFRANVHQGGKALKIKLSPQERAIAVAAAKTMGLKVAGVDLIRSNHGPLVLEINSSPGLEGIEKATHVNIAGKIIQYIEKNAKPKSINQRFQG
- a CDS encoding SCO family protein translates to MSANINPKTLIGVIALALVAILGGVLVAQHVNAGKKIDPEQFNGTFLETPREINQFALTGIDNQPFNNQSLKGQWTMVFFGFTNCGYLCPTTMSELAKMYRTLEEEGIQPLPRVVMISIDPERDNLEKLDHYVKAFNPHFYGARGTDEIVKQMTHEMGVAYAKIAIPNSNDPNNYDVQHSGAVMLFNPQGELNAFFTTPHQANLLAKDYQLLVS